From the genome of Nicotiana sylvestris chromosome 2, ASM39365v2, whole genome shotgun sequence, one region includes:
- the LOC138886402 gene encoding uncharacterized protein, whose amino-acid sequence MPSYSLGIYDTPGTSQVTPSGQFLIMGSDFQGVELGRYFPGPSTTDESRPIRDFDSGHRLSYGSSSHAQASCDAATDDYIQDPDTIMPSTGPDSTTDTCHPVPHPAIRRRLDDDDPDSVPGRQGMRLRPTATLRHTGCGTH is encoded by the exons atgccgtcttacagccttggcatttatgacactccagggacgtcgcaggtgaccccatcgggtcaattcttgatcatgggctcggattttcaaggagtggagttgggtagatatttccctggcccgtctaccactgatgagtctcgaccgatccgagattttgatagtgggcaccgactgagttatggcagctcatcacatgcgcag gcttcatgcgatgctgcgacagatgactacattcaggatccagacacgattatg ccttctactggacctgacagcaccaccgatacatgtcatcctgtgccgcatccggccataaggagacgacttgatgatgatgatcctgatagcgtacccgggcggcaggggatgcgcctcaggccaacggctactttgagacacaccggatgcgggacacattga
- the LOC104229243 gene encoding geraniol 8-hydroxylase-like has protein sequence MEYVTILLGLLFIWILVYGVMSLERSKNKKRLAPGPFPLPIIGNLHLLGDKPHISLAKLSKIYGPIMNLKLGQVNTVVISSSVLAREVMQKRDLVFANRSVADALRAQNHSDSSVVFLPVNTRWRTLRKIMNSNIFSGSKLDANQHLRNKKIQELVDHFHKSAKNGGTVDIGRAAFRTSLNLLSNTIFSKDLSDPFSDSAKEFKDLVWGIMVEAGKPNLVDYFPFLVKIDPQGIRRRMTDHFTKVLDLMSGLIDERLKERKLRNHANVDVLDALLNISPEELDRNHIEHLCLDLFVAGTDTTSNTLEWAVAELLKNPHTLEKAQEELAHVIGRGKLVDETDIAQLPYLRCIVKETLRIHPALPFLIPRKVEEDVELCGYIVPKDSQVLVNVWAIGRDSDLWENPLDFKPERFWESEIDVRGRDFELIPFGAGRRICPGLPLAIRMVPVALGSLLNTFNWKLQGGIAPKDLDMEEKFGITLGKAQPLLATPIPL, from the exons atggagtaCGTGACCATTTTGCTAGGATTGTTGTTCATATGGATTTTGGTGTATGGAGTGATGTCACTTGAGAGAAGCAAAAACAAGAAGAGACTTGCACCAGGTCCATTCCCTTTGCCTATTATTGGAAATCTTCACTTGCTTGGTGACAAACCCCACATATCACTAGCTAAACTCTCAAAAATTTATGGTCCAATTATGAATCTCAAATTAGGCCAAGTAAACACAGTGGTTATATCCTCGTCAGTATTGGCCAGAGAAGTCATGCAAAAGCGAGATTTGGTCTTTGCCAATAGGTCTGTCGCAGACGCACTACGTGCCCAAAATCACTCTGATTCCTCTGTTGTTTTTCTACCTGTCAACACTCGCTGGAGAACACTTCGCAAGATTATGAACTCTAACATCTTCTCAG GTAGTAAGCTTGATGCTAATCAGCATCTCAGAAATAAAAAGATCCAGGAGCTAGTTGATCATTTTCACAAGAGTGCCAAAAATGGTGGAACAGTGGATATTGGCAGAGCAGCTTTTAGAACTTCCCTGAATTTGCTGTCAAACACCATTTTCTCTAAAGATTTGAGTGACCCATTTTCTGATTCTGCTAAGGAGTTTAAGGACTTGGTGTGGGGCATTATGGTCGAGGCTGGTAAACCCAATTTGGTGGACTATTTTCCCTTTCTTGTGAAAATTGATCCACAAGGTATAAGGCGGCGCATGACCGATCATTTTACTAAGGTTCTTGACCTTATGAGTGGTTTGATTGATGAGCGGCTAAAGGAAAGGAAACTGAGAAACCATGCAAATGTTGATGTTTTAGATGCCCTTCTCAACATTAGCCCAGAAGAGCTTGACAGGAATCACATCGAGCATTTGTGTCTG GACTTGTTTGTAGCAGGGACCGATACAACATCAAATACGTTGGAGTGGGCAGTGGCGGAACTACTTAAGAATCCACATACTTTAGAGAAAGCCCAAGAAGAACTTGCACATGTGATTGGCAGAGGCAAACTAGTAGATGAAACTGATATTGCACAGCTACCTTACTTGCGATGCATTGTGAAAGAAACATTACGAATACACCCGGCGCTTCCTTTCTTAATCCCGCGCAAAGTGGAGGAAGATGTTGAGCTTTGTGGCTATATTGTCCCAAAAGACTCGCAAGTTCTAGTGAATGTGTGGGCAATTGGGCGCGACTCTGACCTATGGGAAAATCCGTTGGACTTTAAGCCAGAGAGGTTTTGGGAGTCGGAGATAGATGTTCGAGGCCGGGATTTTGAGCTCATACCATTTGGTGCTGGTCGGAGAATTTGCCCTGGATTGCCTTTGGCTATCAGGATGGTTCCAGTAGCACTAGGTTCATTGCTAAATACGTTTAACTGGAAGCTTCAAGGTGGAATTGCACCTAAAGATTTGGACATGGAGGAAAAATTTGGTATTACCTTGGGAAAAGCCCAACCTCTGCTAGCTACTCCAATCCCACTCTAG